A window of Rhododendron vialii isolate Sample 1 chromosome 13a, ASM3025357v1 contains these coding sequences:
- the LOC131312412 gene encoding uncharacterized protein LOC131312412: MRRPSFHSGFFSSLKQVEKRLKLENPSQPSTPSPPPPPPPQETCNTQIESLSSPIYLNFDQPNNSSSSNINHLSSLQSSEPPREFLSCSLDFPQTHENPPPPDTVQDPQTINRTAANEIELLIQLLCLSDCEEEEEGNRFGLGSKSGGGVGGSCGHECGFYSKIVGVKGPKCGREVERLEGWIKHFKNDGGDGRREPLRLAYLLLAKAASLSEGSGGFGEIEFPTTVEEFLNHDPPKY, encoded by the exons ATGCGACGGCCCTCTTTCCACTCCggtttcttctcctctctcaaACAG GTAGAGAAGAGACTGAAACTAGAGAACCCATCACAGCCCTCCACTCCGtctccaccgccgccgccgccaccacaagAAACTTGCAATACACAAATTGAATCTCTGAGCTCCCCTATATACCTCAACTTTGACCAACctaacaacagcagcagcagcaatatTAACCACCTCTCATCCCTCCAATCCAGCGAGCCTCCAAGAGAATTCCTCTCATGTTCCTTAGATTTTCCACAAACCCATGAGAACCCACCTCCACCAGACACTGTACAAGACCCACAAACAATCAACAGAACCGCGGCCAATGAGATTGAATTGTTAATACAGCTTCTGTGTTTGTCAGATTgcgaagaggaggaagagggaaACAGGTTTGGTTTGGGGTCAAAGAGCGGTGGTGGGGTTGGCGGAAGTTGTGGTCATGAGTGTGGATTCTATTCCAAGATTGTTGGAGTTAAGGGGCCCAAATGtgggagagaagtggagagacTGGAGGGATGGATTAAGCACTTTAAGAATGATGGTGGAGATGGACGGAGGGAACCTCTGAGATTGGCTTATTTGCTTTTGGCCAAAGCAGCTTCTCTTTCCGAGGGCAGTGGTGGTTTTGGTGAAATAGAGTTCCCCACAACTGTGGAGGAGTTCTTGAATCATGATCCCCCGAAATACTAG